The Corynebacterium jeddahense genome has a window encoding:
- a CDS encoding phage major capsid protein: MSKTLMEKRATAMDAVRSALANYKANPTDDNLRGDLESAINTVDEIDAELRAAEVTVNAEKLLSGATFEAAPGQKSAEPHTIGHHFAKHGLDMVKRQKNGERLDFAVPEFEVKAANDPMVRPVDDAPLAGWGTTFQRSIVNQRREQLVVADLMGSASVSQPVIKYLVEKAKRIVEGAFATVAEGAQKPYIRYDSFDVVTESLSKIAALTKVSDEMAADYGFIVDWINNQLVYDLSVAEEFQLMQGDGQGSNLRGLLNREGIQEFNIDATDPIEQLKGLYEASRLPGRATNLSADALVLNELDYGRMRLAQDANGQFLAGGPFTGQYGNGGVLINPPVWGLKTVTTNAAVPEGTYVVGNFRQGATVLRKGGVRVDAANQNERDFEENLITLRAEERVGLMVPLPAAFVTGTLGTPGAGA; the protein is encoded by the coding sequence ATGTCTAAGACCCTCATGGAAAAGCGTGCGACGGCGATGGACGCCGTCCGCTCCGCACTTGCTAACTACAAGGCCAACCCGACCGACGACAACCTCCGCGGCGACCTTGAGTCCGCGATTAACACCGTCGACGAGATCGACGCCGAGCTGCGCGCCGCCGAGGTCACGGTCAACGCGGAGAAGCTTCTCTCCGGCGCTACGTTCGAGGCCGCCCCCGGCCAGAAGTCGGCAGAGCCGCACACGATCGGCCACCACTTCGCCAAGCACGGCCTGGACATGGTCAAGCGCCAGAAGAACGGCGAGCGCCTGGACTTCGCCGTGCCGGAGTTCGAAGTCAAGGCCGCCAACGACCCGATGGTCCGTCCCGTCGACGACGCTCCGCTGGCGGGGTGGGGCACCACTTTTCAGCGCTCCATCGTCAACCAGCGCCGCGAGCAGCTTGTTGTCGCAGACCTCATGGGGTCCGCCTCCGTCTCCCAGCCGGTAATCAAGTACCTCGTCGAGAAGGCGAAGCGCATCGTCGAGGGTGCGTTCGCCACCGTCGCCGAGGGTGCGCAGAAGCCCTACATCCGCTACGACTCCTTCGACGTTGTCACCGAGTCTCTGTCCAAGATCGCGGCCCTGACCAAGGTCTCCGACGAGATGGCGGCAGACTACGGCTTCATCGTCGACTGGATTAACAACCAGCTCGTCTACGACCTCTCCGTCGCGGAAGAGTTCCAGCTCATGCAGGGCGACGGCCAGGGCTCCAACCTGCGCGGTCTGCTCAACCGCGAGGGCATTCAGGAATTCAACATCGACGCCACCGACCCCATCGAGCAGCTCAAGGGCCTGTACGAGGCGTCCCGCCTGCCGGGCCGCGCCACGAACCTCTCCGCTGACGCGCTGGTGCTCAACGAGCTCGACTACGGTCGCATGCGCCTCGCCCAGGATGCGAACGGCCAGTTCCTCGCCGGAGGCCCGTTCACTGGCCAGTACGGCAACGGCGGCGTCCTGATCAACCCGCCCGTCTGGGGGTTGAAGACCGTCACCACCAACGCTGCGGTGCCGGAGGGCACCTACGTGGTGGGCAACTTCCGCCAAGGCGCGACCGTGCTGCGCAAGGGCGGTGTCCGCGTCGACGCGGCCAACCAGAACGAGCGGGATTTCGAGGAGAACTTGATCACGCTGCGCGCCGAAGAGCGTGTCGGCCTGATGGTTCCGCTGCCGGCAGCGTTCGTCACCGGCACCCTTGGCACGCCTGGGGCAGGTGCGTAA
- a CDS encoding phage portal protein: MPVGIFSRLFGRLEETAAIVANSDDEYMFSAPIFTALARDVDKLGAAELYAQQPHLRTVVTFIAEQIAAVSLHTFEHKPDGGRERVRIGDETGDDSLYADRPGLVPQLMQKPNKHQLMQDLLRASILDYLLFDEFMWAIDEAPDKLPEIVRIPVSWIIGRKWKDPWTLKAIRIRDNRGYVREYSGEKLIHVHGYNPEYEEIGVSPVDSLKETLREQLQAASYRSELWRNGPRLGGVITRPPEKDVGKWSPEGRRRFKASLAAQYSAGGSNAGGTMVLEDGMKFEPQHLNAKDEQLPEMTKLSLSTVAQVYHVNPTMVGLLDNANYSNVQAFRQSLYVDSLGPLIKQIEGTINSFVLPMLKVDETRYYVEFNLEEKLRGNFEEQAAMQTAAAGGPWMTINEVRAMRNLPALEGGDDLIRPLNVTTATADQGEPQDPPPALNPAPGGDPP; this comes from the coding sequence ATGCCCGTGGGTATCTTCAGCAGGCTATTCGGGCGTCTCGAAGAGACCGCGGCCATCGTGGCCAACTCCGACGACGAGTACATGTTCTCCGCCCCAATCTTCACCGCTCTCGCCCGGGACGTGGACAAGCTCGGCGCCGCGGAGCTCTACGCCCAGCAGCCGCACCTGCGCACGGTGGTGACCTTCATCGCCGAGCAGATCGCCGCGGTATCGCTGCACACCTTCGAACACAAGCCGGACGGCGGCCGCGAGCGCGTCCGCATCGGCGACGAGACCGGCGACGATTCGCTTTACGCCGACCGCCCGGGCCTTGTGCCGCAGTTGATGCAAAAGCCCAACAAGCACCAGCTCATGCAGGACCTGCTGCGCGCGTCCATCCTGGATTACCTGCTTTTCGACGAGTTCATGTGGGCGATCGACGAGGCACCCGACAAGCTGCCGGAGATAGTCCGCATCCCGGTGTCCTGGATCATCGGCCGCAAGTGGAAAGACCCGTGGACACTCAAAGCGATCCGCATCCGCGACAACCGCGGCTACGTCCGCGAGTACAGCGGCGAGAAGCTGATCCACGTCCACGGCTACAACCCGGAGTACGAGGAAATCGGCGTCTCTCCGGTCGACTCCCTTAAGGAGACCCTCCGCGAGCAGCTGCAGGCCGCGTCCTACCGCTCGGAGCTGTGGCGCAACGGCCCGCGCCTCGGCGGGGTCATCACCCGCCCCCCGGAGAAGGACGTCGGGAAATGGTCGCCGGAGGGCCGTCGCCGCTTCAAGGCGTCGCTCGCGGCGCAATACAGCGCCGGCGGCTCCAACGCCGGCGGCACCATGGTCCTGGAAGACGGCATGAAGTTCGAGCCGCAGCACCTCAACGCCAAAGACGAGCAACTACCGGAGATGACCAAGCTATCGCTCTCCACCGTCGCGCAGGTCTACCACGTCAACCCCACCATGGTCGGCCTGCTGGACAACGCCAACTACTCCAACGTCCAGGCCTTCCGCCAAAGCCTCTACGTCGACAGCCTTGGCCCGCTGATCAAGCAGATCGAGGGCACCATCAACTCCTTTGTCCTGCCCATGCTCAAGGTCGACGAGACCCGCTACTACGTCGAGTTCAACCTCGAAGAGAAACTGCGCGGCAACTTCGAAGAACAGGCAGCTATGCAGACTGCCGCCGCCGGCGGCCCGTGGATGACCATCAACGAGGTTCGCGCCATGCGCAACCTCCCAGCCCTCGAAGGCGGAGACGACCTCATTCGACCGCTCAACGTCACCACCGCCACCGCCGACCAAGGCGAGCCGCAAGACCCGCCGCCGGCACTCAACCCCGCGCCGGGAGGTGACCCGCCATGA
- a CDS encoding HK97 family phage prohead protease, with protein sequence MIHVVMGPPCSGKTTFVETTAAPGVARFDLEQVASTIAAQPVADTAPGTVLDAVLAMRRGLTGWLLDVEAPVEEFWLINSRPPDTLIAALAAQGAQFHVIDSGEEECIARAIRAGRPDSTVERIKQWYLNPPEIPGEKGDNVKTKTITVGLKATPDDVDIADAGTFEGYASVFNNTDTYGDVIRPGAFAETINDFQERGRVIPVLYGHDFSDPFSNIGAVEEIVEDGHGLRVKARLDLDNPKAAQVYRLMKAKRLNEMSFAFNVLDGSWAEIDGEEIYEIKRVKLFEVSVVPVGANPQAEILTVKQATEALVTAAKQANPAVAESVAKHAGSIAALLDPAAENGAEAPPEPNHAKDGDVAVFEATVKFLERKHYV encoded by the coding sequence ATGATCCACGTAGTAATGGGCCCGCCTTGCTCCGGCAAGACCACCTTCGTCGAGACCACCGCCGCGCCGGGCGTGGCCCGTTTCGACCTCGAACAGGTCGCGTCCACCATCGCCGCACAACCAGTGGCAGACACCGCGCCGGGCACCGTGCTCGACGCGGTACTTGCTATGCGCCGAGGGCTCACCGGGTGGCTCCTCGACGTCGAAGCCCCGGTCGAAGAGTTCTGGCTAATCAACTCCCGCCCACCCGACACCCTCATTGCCGCACTCGCAGCCCAAGGCGCGCAGTTCCACGTCATCGACTCGGGCGAGGAGGAGTGCATTGCCCGGGCGATCCGCGCCGGGCGGCCTGATTCGACGGTGGAGCGGATCAAGCAGTGGTACCTCAACCCGCCGGAGATACCGGGGGAGAAAGGAGACAACGTGAAGACCAAGACCATCACTGTTGGGCTCAAGGCAACCCCCGACGACGTCGACATCGCAGATGCCGGCACCTTCGAGGGCTACGCCAGCGTGTTCAACAACACCGACACCTACGGAGACGTGATTCGACCGGGCGCGTTCGCCGAGACCATCAATGACTTCCAGGAGCGCGGCCGGGTGATTCCGGTGCTCTACGGCCACGATTTCAGCGACCCGTTCTCGAACATCGGGGCCGTGGAGGAGATCGTTGAGGACGGCCACGGGCTCCGGGTGAAGGCGAGGCTTGATCTGGACAACCCGAAAGCTGCCCAGGTCTACCGGCTGATGAAAGCAAAGCGGCTCAACGAGATGTCGTTCGCGTTCAACGTCCTTGACGGCAGCTGGGCCGAGATCGACGGCGAGGAAATTTACGAGATCAAGCGCGTGAAGCTCTTCGAAGTCTCGGTCGTTCCTGTCGGCGCGAATCCGCAGGCCGAAATTCTCACCGTCAAGCAGGCAACCGAAGCGCTGGTGACCGCTGCGAAGCAGGCTAACCCAGCAGTTGCCGAGTCCGTGGCCAAGCACGCGGGCTCCATCGCCGCGCTCCTGGACCCCGCCGCGGAAAACGGCGCGGAGGCCCCCCCGGAGCCAAACCACGCCAAAGACGGCGACGTCGCCGTCTTCGAAGCAACCGTCAAATTCCTCGAAAGGAAGCACTATGTCTAA
- a CDS encoding terminase large subunit, whose amino-acid sequence MGRKGYTEPRFYTPPLRELTPETSKGFEVIEFAELLGIELYPWQKWVLIHGLELLPNGEFRVKVVIVEVARQNGKTLLMVVLGLWRMFQFGASRIISAAQSLGDAEDTLDEAFAIAAWNPVLRYFLPDNPRADEEDDAYNGAYRSRANGKPAMELALAPRPEALDLAGKMPIWSLAVTSRKGGRSKSADLALLDELREHLDWEAWNAIVPTSRNRPQSQTWGLSNAGDLRSVVLRSLRESAIKQIDDGTSDASRTAFFSYSAHPDADVLDPDAHAQANPSMGYSNLTADSIMAEAKDAVAGDNEAGFRAECLCQWQDVLTPGKISLKLWESLTDPTSARAPGAEVFVGVDVALDGRWAHVAIASQREDGLWHVEIVASRAGYRWVPAWLAARKGRGWFSGTVGMQVRGSASAALLPLLQEAGIEVAEWQGTDMSASVLGFVTEIKNRGIRHRDQPVLTVSVEGAVEKRRGDIFIWDREKSATDAAPTVAANIAWWMATRHETTVTSAYDDENYDAPAQEFEIDEPQDDEDFDDGGLMFV is encoded by the coding sequence ATGGGGCGTAAGGGCTATACCGAGCCGCGTTTCTATACCCCGCCACTGCGGGAACTCACCCCAGAGACCTCGAAGGGATTCGAAGTTATCGAGTTCGCCGAGCTGCTCGGTATTGAGCTGTACCCGTGGCAGAAGTGGGTGCTGATCCACGGACTTGAACTGCTGCCGAACGGGGAGTTCCGGGTCAAGGTCGTCATCGTCGAGGTCGCCCGCCAGAACGGCAAGACGCTGCTGATGGTGGTGCTCGGCCTGTGGCGGATGTTCCAGTTCGGCGCGTCGCGCATCATCTCGGCCGCGCAGTCGCTCGGTGACGCCGAGGACACGCTCGACGAGGCGTTCGCGATCGCGGCGTGGAACCCGGTGTTGCGCTACTTCTTGCCGGACAACCCGCGCGCGGACGAGGAGGACGATGCCTACAACGGCGCGTACCGCTCCCGCGCCAACGGCAAGCCGGCAATGGAGCTCGCGCTCGCACCCCGGCCGGAAGCGCTCGACCTGGCAGGCAAGATGCCGATCTGGTCGCTGGCGGTGACCTCGCGTAAGGGCGGCCGCTCGAAGTCGGCAGACCTGGCGCTGCTCGACGAGCTGCGCGAGCACCTGGATTGGGAAGCGTGGAACGCCATCGTGCCGACCTCGCGTAACCGGCCGCAGTCGCAGACGTGGGGCTTGTCCAACGCCGGAGACCTTCGCTCGGTCGTGCTCCGCTCCCTCCGGGAATCGGCCATCAAGCAGATTGACGATGGGACGTCGGACGCGAGCCGCACGGCGTTCTTCTCGTACTCGGCCCACCCGGACGCTGACGTCCTCGACCCGGACGCGCACGCTCAGGCGAACCCCTCGATGGGCTACTCGAATCTCACCGCCGATTCGATCATGGCGGAGGCCAAGGACGCGGTCGCCGGTGACAACGAGGCCGGTTTCCGCGCCGAGTGCCTGTGTCAATGGCAAGACGTGCTCACCCCGGGAAAGATTTCCCTCAAGCTCTGGGAATCGCTCACAGACCCCACCTCGGCGCGCGCGCCGGGCGCGGAGGTGTTCGTGGGCGTCGACGTGGCCTTGGACGGCCGTTGGGCGCATGTGGCCATCGCATCGCAGCGTGAGGACGGCCTGTGGCACGTCGAGATCGTGGCCAGCCGCGCCGGGTACCGGTGGGTACCCGCGTGGCTCGCGGCGCGCAAGGGCCGAGGGTGGTTCTCCGGGACGGTGGGCATGCAGGTTCGCGGCTCCGCCTCGGCGGCGCTGCTGCCCCTCCTGCAGGAGGCCGGCATCGAGGTCGCGGAGTGGCAGGGCACGGACATGTCGGCGTCGGTGCTCGGCTTTGTCACGGAGATCAAAAACCGCGGTATCCGCCACCGCGACCAGCCGGTGCTGACGGTGTCGGTGGAAGGAGCGGTGGAGAAGCGCCGCGGCGACATTTTCATCTGGGATCGCGAGAAGTCAGCGACCGACGCGGCGCCGACCGTGGCCGCGAATATCGCGTGGTGGATGGCCACCAGGCACGAAACGACAGTGACCTCGGCATACGACGATGAAAACTATGACGCTCCCGCGCAGGAGTTCGAAATCGACGAGCCACAAGACGATGAGGACTTTGACGACGGCGGACTGATGTTCGTCTAA
- a CDS encoding Ig domain-containing protein — translation MAKQSTLQGFNARAARVGMTGAIRRAALGTPVIPLGIKFDTETHTNKGYTSPDGLEISFDEEKQEYIPWQEVSAIRTDITKSVKSIKYTLWETDLKNIADHLGVREDDIVFDNNGTASFYEDALPVFPYEQQVFDVVDGDTAMRLTVFNAQLTARGAMVFKKDQIFGLEQTITAFPAGAEYEDVDSAAVGRTAHWQFNDAWAKGKDATSSTTDGVRPLTIATAATLGSSKPAVSKKITANGGTSPYTYEVSNGALPKGVTLDDKSGEIKGTATESGTTTFTVKVTDAAGLVASRQFTMTVTDR, via the coding sequence ATGGCTAAGCAGTCCACTCTGCAGGGCTTCAACGCCCGCGCCGCCCGCGTCGGCATGACCGGAGCTATCCGCCGAGCCGCACTCGGCACCCCGGTTATCCCGCTGGGCATCAAGTTCGACACCGAGACCCACACCAACAAGGGCTACACGTCCCCGGACGGCCTGGAAATCTCCTTCGACGAGGAGAAGCAGGAGTACATCCCGTGGCAGGAGGTCTCAGCAATCCGAACCGACATCACGAAGTCCGTGAAGTCGATCAAGTACACCCTCTGGGAGACCGACCTCAAGAACATCGCCGACCACCTCGGCGTGCGCGAGGACGACATCGTCTTCGACAACAACGGCACCGCGAGCTTCTACGAGGACGCACTGCCGGTGTTCCCGTACGAGCAGCAGGTGTTCGACGTAGTCGACGGCGATACGGCGATGCGCCTGACGGTGTTCAACGCCCAGCTCACCGCTCGTGGCGCGATGGTGTTCAAGAAGGACCAGATCTTCGGCCTGGAGCAGACCATCACCGCATTCCCCGCCGGCGCCGAGTACGAAGACGTCGACTCTGCGGCAGTGGGCCGGACGGCGCACTGGCAGTTCAACGACGCGTGGGCCAAGGGCAAGGACGCCACGTCCTCCACCACTGACGGCGTGCGCCCGCTAACCATCGCCACCGCAGCGACTCTCGGCTCCTCGAAGCCCGCCGTGTCCAAGAAGATCACCGCCAACGGCGGCACGTCGCCCTACACCTACGAGGTCTCCAACGGCGCCCTGCCGAAGGGTGTGACGCTCGACGACAAGTCCGGCGAGATCAAGGGCACCGCAACCGAGTCAGGCACGACCACGTTCACCGTCAAGGTGACTGACGCCGCGGGCCTGGTGGCCAGCCGCCAGTTCACTATGACCGTCACCGACCGCTAG
- a CDS encoding terminase small subunit, protein MDKVSGRPVGELEQAFLDSLAALEEQPPAEYGGVVALGRAYAENIDESRSTDTETATKSLYLGPHLLGVMKLLGIAPTEAPETAGTKKGGTTSPDVIDIMRRMSRETAQENGA, encoded by the coding sequence GTGGACAAAGTTTCCGGGCGCCCTGTGGGCGAGCTAGAGCAGGCGTTTCTTGATTCGCTTGCGGCGCTGGAGGAGCAACCGCCCGCCGAGTACGGCGGCGTCGTCGCTCTCGGCCGGGCGTACGCGGAGAACATCGACGAGTCGCGCTCGACGGACACGGAGACGGCGACGAAGTCGCTGTACCTGGGCCCGCACCTGCTGGGCGTGATGAAGTTGCTCGGCATCGCTCCGACCGAGGCACCGGAGACTGCCGGGACGAAGAAGGGCGGCACGACCAGCCCGGACGTCATCGACATCATGCGCCGCATGAGCCGAGAGACTGCCCAGGAGAATGGGGCGTAA
- a CDS encoding HNH endonuclease encodes MAWNDRATKERRKQFREEHEALQSVCWLCRQPIDYAAAPQSVNAFEPDHVLPRSTHPELEDDPENWRPSHASCNRSRKDGAPPPDLGSCSEQW; translated from the coding sequence TTGGCGTGGAATGATCGGGCGACGAAGGAGCGGCGCAAGCAGTTCCGGGAGGAACACGAGGCGCTGCAGTCGGTGTGCTGGCTTTGTCGGCAGCCGATTGACTACGCCGCGGCGCCGCAGTCGGTGAACGCATTCGAGCCGGATCACGTCTTGCCGCGCTCGACGCACCCGGAGCTGGAAGATGACCCGGAGAATTGGCGGCCGTCGCACGCGTCGTGCAACCGGTCGCGCAAAGATGGTGCTCCGCCGCCGGACCTCGGTTCGTGCTCGGAGCAGTGGTGA